TGTAAATTatcaatattaaacaatattgcAAGCCTATAGTATACTagaactcttattttgaaatggatAGGCTCTACTTTTTAAGTCTCTGCTATGTTGACTGATCATTTAAACAGAAGTGAGTGATAGAAACATATATTTGATTATGATTACCTTAAAATATTCACACCATAAAGTAAACATTGCCATAATTCATCAACAGTGGATCATAAACAATTGGCATAAATgtgcatgttttgtgtgtgtgttgattgcATAGGCACGGGAAGTGGGGGTGCTGAGGGTGCTGCGTCTATTTTACACAAAAAAGTGCAAATACCTGGTATTGTTAGCGGATTGTGATTGTGCTAGTCAACAGCAGCTGCCAATTGTCACATTCAGGGGTGTGGATGGTAAAGCATGTGTCATTCTATTCCTTTTGATGCGATAGATATGGGTTTGAATCTGCATTTTGGCaaacttttttctcccttttcaaatttcaaatcacatcagaaaagcatttatttttaatacaattgaagaaaatcaacaaaaagttgaaaataaatcttcgggtagggttagggtagatgtagggagggctttttacccaataaggtggcattcatttcataatttgaattaaaacttAGTCAATTTACACTCAACTCATATTGgtttataatgtattacaatgctGAGGTGAATATAATTGcaactatttgcaataagtaattagCAAAATATCCTACTATTTTCAATCATTAGGGTTAGGGTCCCCTCTAACGATTGAAAGACTTTACtaaatatttgttaattaataatgttttcgacccaaaagtaaatatgtatataatgtatttattgtaatatatttttctgttatttattgtaagtaaattaataaataaaatcagacttACTAATAGGCTTTCTCAATCTTATTCGCGTAAGAAGTTGGCATGTAACGAATCTGCATTTTGGCGCATAATAGCCTATGCTTGCTTGTTGCATGCTGTTGCATGACATgaatggattttttatttatttacaacatacAACAACTGCAGAGGAATCTGAACCTAACCAAAATAAAGACAGATGAAACTAGATGCCCAACTCCAGACCCCGACAGCATCATAAAGTTGATCCATTAGACGCTCTCATAGCAGCTCAGTGTTTTACATTTAAGTCAGGAAAAGGACCATTTACATCCAAATGTAATTGAATGCACACAGAACACAACCTAAAAATATGTTTCTGAATATAAACTGCTTAATCTGCCATTTTCAGTAAGATTTAACGTTACTAAATATGTTTGTGTGCCTGTGCATTTAACTTGAATAATGTCCAAAAGATATCTGTTTTAAAGCAGTGGGTAATTCACTCATTGATTTGCTTAAAATCTAATTTGAAATTCTGTTAGCAAACATGTTTATGGTGAATtctatttaatgtgtttaatgcTAGTGCAGCAGAAATAGACAACACAGCCTTTACAATTAATTTGCATGCAATGTATCTGGTTGCCATGACCAAATCTGACTGGCTTGGttttccacccccccccccccccaagctcAAAATGTCAAGCTACGCATGTGTGTATAAATAGAAATGTGCTATTTATTTgcagtgtaaatagcatatcacaAAAAAATGCTATTAAGCCAACCCCCCAATCAACATGGGGACATTTTTTTAACCCTCACTCAAAATTGCCAATCgcatggattcctattgaaatgactgaatTTTGTCCATGAAAATTCTTTAAACATGGGTAAAAGTGACCGCACCTCAACACAActcttaaaaaacacacacattgccAATTTGTCAGGGCACAGCAAAGGTTAATGCAGCCGAAACAAGTGATTCATACTCTTTGCACTTCAGCCATATGATGTCATAGTCATGACATCATAGCATTCATTATCATGACTAAGCGATGCCTGGATTCCAGCATTCACAACAAATGATATACAACCGAAATATCTAAATGCTACAATGAAATCTGTTTTAATAGAAACGATGATCCTTATGCTGATAACTGATCCGTATGCTCTTTTAACAGGAAAATACAATTTCCTGTTCACAAAATCCAATCACCTCACAAAGCTTGCAACTTCAAAGAGATGTACATGCTAAAGATCCAGAAACTAAACTCCATGCAACTGTAATCTCCCTGAAAGACTTTCTGAATGCTTTAACTGGACACTCCTCTCCCTTTCTGGCGACGAGAACAGAATATTTCCTGCTCAGGAAACAGATGAACTCTGAGTCCACATGTGGAGGTCCACAGCTGCTTCCCCATGAGGCAGAGGATGGGTAACTACGGCCTTCCTGTCTACTTAAACCCTGATATCCCAGTTGTTTTATAGGGCAGGACTTGAAATATGAGAATTGAGAACCGTGAAAGAATTGACAATGGACAGAAAATGACAATTTCAGTCTGAAGTTGTCTTAAAGACATTTATCAAGTACAACAACAGACAAATCCAGCAAGAAAATAAATGTTGTCGACATCGTGTTCCAAAACATTCCACGCTCATCTGAGAGAGGCAGGGATTTGTCATTAACTTGAGCCTTGAGAAAATACACtgttaatgtgtttgtttttgattCTTTGGGAGGAGAGGACAAGTTATCTCGCTCATCAATAGCTATGGCCAAACCCTATGTCTCCACTGCCTTGTTATGACTTTATTTTGGCTTACAGATTGGAAGCACAGAAAGGTGTTTACATGGTTATGTCctgtttcacatattttacatccTTTAGGACTATGAGGaacatatttaatgtaatataaacaCTACCTACCAAGGCCAATTACTAAAAGATTATACTTTTAGTagtaatatacttaatatattatgttttaacacaaaaaatttaaataagtttATCAATAAATTAACATAATGGTCTGTAATGTGCTTACTTTAGTGAGATAGTAGACACACTGCTGGAAGGTGAACATGATAACTTCCTCTAGTACTGTCATGGCCTCCTCGCTGGCAGCACATGTGGACTGGATCTGACAATCCATTGATTCTGAGCAGATGAAAACATGATATTATTGTACATTCTATGAAGATCTCACATACCAGCATTCTTTTGTTCTGAAACCAAAagctgaaataaacaaataactaaaGCAATGAACCAAAGAGGCTATGTGTCACAGTGATCTAACACATATTTAGTGTAATTTAGGACAACACAGAGGGAAGGCTGATACCTTTGTCCATTTCCTGACTGTCCTGCTGTCTCCACGTTAAGAGAAGGGCGACCTCATGATGGATGAAGTGCAGCAGCTCAATGGAGTTGGACATCCACAGCACCAGCGGCTGCAGGCCTGAGATCAGATCGTGGATGTTCAATACATGCTGCTCTGCTGACATATCACTGGTGCTTCTGCAGCATAGAGAGCACAATGTTCATGTTATCTAAAAATAGAATTGTGTAAgtttatttatccatccatccatcacttTGTCTGCCTATCCAACAAACCAGGCATCCATTCTTCATCAGACCTACCAACCATTGATTCTCCAAACCAAATAACCATCTGTCCAGCTATTTATCTTTttgttcaaacaaacaaacaaacaaacaaccatcCATCTAACTAACCAATTTTCCTTATCTCTAAACTACCATCCATTGACCTGTCTAACCAATCAACCATTGACATTCATTCCTTGATCTGTCTGAATAACTAACCAACCATCTATACATAGAAAATATCTGTACATCCAACCAACCAGACAACTGTCTATAAACACCTGTCTATAAGCTTGTCCAACCATACATCTATCCATGTGTCTAACCAACCATACTACATTTTGCCTGCCAGTCTAAATCTGCCGAAATAACCAATCAACCAACAATCTATTCAGATATATATCCATCAACATTTCTGTCCACCCAACCAACTAACCAATCATCTATTTAACtagccatccatccatcatcctgtCTGTATACATGTCTGTCCAACCAACAATCCAATCACCATTTCTTCATACAGCCATTTATGTATCTGATCCAAAAATCCAtctattaatttacctgtctaaCCAAAAAAACAACCAATTTACCATTGAACTAAACAATCATCCCTTGATCTGACTAACCAAGATCCGTCAAATTTATACATTCATCCAACAAACTAAACAACCatctatctataatatagaacaacTATCTATAAGGTtgtccaaacaaacaaaccacaTATCTCTCCATTTGTTTAACAAACCGCTGATCTACCTTTAGTCTTTAAGTCTAAATATCTATCCaaacaaccaaccaaccaaccaactatCCATCTCTCTATCCATTTAATAGATAATTTGTCCAAAAAATGACATATCTTTCTTTCTAACCAaccatctatctgtctatccatcaaAAATTCTGTCCCTATTTATTTGGCTCTATCCAATAAATCGCCCAGCTGCACTGCTTAACCAACCTACATCCATCCATCAACCTTTCAGTCAGTCTCCATGTCTCTCCAACCAACAAACCAATCACCAACCATCCATCTAACCATTTATGTATATGTCTGACTAACCAACCATCCTAACAACTAGCTAAATCTAGCTAAACCATTTTTGCCTGTCcaactgtccatccatccatccatccatccatccatccatccaatgaaCCAAACATCTATCTAAAAGTCCAACCAACCATCCTAACAACTAGCTAAATCAAACAAAGAAAAGCTGATTTAGCTTAGTGCAATGGTGTGACTGGCTTCACAAACTCTATACCCAAACGCTTacaaaacctttagatgttttttgcTTCTATACTTTGAATAGCCCCAAAAAAGAAGCAAGCAAGCCATAATCAAAAATTTTGAGGATaatcccccacccccaccccctttAGTACTTCCATTCCAACCACTCATCTGTATACCTCACCACAATATGGAGGGAAAAGATAAAAAATCAGGATCCGAACTAagtggaaaaaaaagtgaaagaaaatgtCAGCTCTCAGCTAGCCAAATCTACAATTTAAACATGAAACAATCAGAGCCTGAACCACTTTAACACTGCTGTCTGTCTGCAGACAGATTTATTACTGGACGCTTCAACAGTTAATGACATGCTCAAGTGGCCCCGTCTCGGGTCTTGATTGGGCgccagagagaaaacaaaagtgAATTGAACACACACAGCACCATGAGTGATAATGAGCTAGTTACTGCCATTCTTTAAGTCCCCTGCTCTGATTTCAGAGAGGCGTGTGAAAGAAGAATGTTTTCAGAAAGATATAAGCTCTCTCACATGTCTGGCTGCAGAGCTGCGAGTTCTTTTGTTCTTTCCTggagtggagaaaaaaaaagatctcagaaGAACAGATCTGTTTAAATGTGCCACAACCTTTAATCTCTTTAATCAAAAAGAAGTGTCAAACAGGACATGTTCTTGTCTTTTAAATAGCATCATATGGACATCATAGACTTTGATACACCATAGTACTAAATGACTACTTTATTAAtgatatatgctatatataatggTACCATGTATACTCCAAGGAACTTTCTTATAATATAGCATGGTGCTTTTCTTGTTAATGGTATTGTTGGCTGCTATTTGTACTCTATAATCTCCCACTCACCCACATGGTGAGCTGGATCTGATTAGCAATAGAGAGCAGCAATTTCCGGAGGTGAACCAACTCAAAGTTGGTGGTGGAGTGCTGAATGCACAGACAGAGCAGAAAAGCTGGAGTAAGTTTAGGTTCTTCCTCTTCTGGGTCCACCATACTGAGAATCTTCTCCAAGACCTGATCTTCATGCTGCACCTGATAGGACAGCGACACCACCCTTCCGTCCAAGTCCCTCCAGCGGGCGGCCATTTTTTGAGTCCTCGTCCTCCTGACGGATGTTCCACACTTATTACAGGGTGATGCTGTGGCAGGAGGACACAGCGTGGCCATCCAGGATGGGGTCTGAAAGGCTCCTGAGGCTGTAGGGTCCTTAAACATAAATAGATAGTGCTGACCGAGCCCCACCAGGTCCCCTGGACACAACTCAACCTCGTCATCAAGGGGGACACCGTTGTGTGTAACATGTGCGCTGTGGAGGGGTCTGAGCATGGTTTGCATCTTGCTACTTCCCTTGGTTTGGTCACTGGTGGCATCAAGGCGCTGTGCACAGCAGTGCTGAGCTAGGATGTCAGGAGCAAAGAGTAGGATGTCCACTTTAAGGGGCTCATCATTCTTACCAATGGAGGAGCCAAATATACAACTGTTCCCACTCATCAGGTAGACCAGAAAGTCCTGAGAAGAGACCAACAGCAAAAACGGGAGATTTTATTAACCGAAACATAACTGTTGGCCAGTAGAATTTGAAACAAAACTTAAAGTGAATTCACTCATTGTTAAGTACTtggaaaaattatttatataccaAGGATTAGAGATTTTGGGATAAATCTGTAAAACACGTATGTCTTTTGTTTTGGTGACACTTCCtgcatttttcattttctcaaaaaaaaagtttttctttgcCTAACACTTAATATGTGTCAACATGGTCTTAAAACAACACTGTTATGCACTGTTAAGttaaatattcattataaatattgaaaatgctAGTATTAGCATTTGGTTATGAACTATTTGTGAGTAGTGTTCTTATggtgttaacaatataataatacaaaatatacattttctttacaaTGTATATGATTACCTAaaattatacatgtatatatacagtataaactatAACATTTATCAGATTTAATGTGGCTGAAATAGCACTAAAAGAGGACCTTCGTGACAAAGgagtttaatattataaattcCATATAatacagaatttaaaataatatatatactgtatatatttttataaatatctgtAGTTCTTACAAAAAGTATAGATTTGAGGTACATTAAAGAAACcttgcaaaatgtttttattttttttaagacaacCTCTTCTACACCATGTTACTTTTAAAGatacatatttcaaaataaaatatgttaatcCACATTTAGTATTGAATTACGGTTTATAGAGAGGTGCTTTTAGTGggatttctttgtgtgtgtgtgtgtgtgtgtgtgtgtgtgtgtgtggaattttAAAGAGTAAATGCtgttatattttaaactaatGTCAGTTAAAGGTGTGGGACACATGCTTTGTTTCGTGTCTCAAGAATCAATGTTTTATGTAATCCCAGTGTGCTGACAACTGATTGTAACAGGAGGAGGAAGTAAAATACAAGGATGCCCTTGTCTAAATTCTTCATTTGCTTAAACGGAGGTGTCAAAACACTGCACTGTTAATCGATTGATCCACTTTGAGCCACTAAACCACATGATTCTGCTGCTCTGAAGAAGCACCTCTTAGCACTATAAGTGACTGACATAGAGCTGTTCTAAATCCTTTAACTGAACATAATCTCCCAAGCACTTTACACCATAAACTCACCCTCATTCACCCCTTTCTAAAACTCTTTTGCTTGACATAAACTGTTTCTTGTGGAAATGGACTGAGGACCCCATCATGGCTAATATAAGCGGCTAAGATTTAAGCCCACTTTCAAGACCAGGTACAATGTAAATGTCAAGAGTCTGTCATGAATTATCCCGTATTACTAATTAAAAGAATTCATCAGTTTAGCTGTTGGACCACTGATATCAAAATCACATGATCAATATTTCCCCGAATTCGGATACATGCAGTCAAACCCAAACCCATACAAACCCATATGAGACTGATTTTATGTCTATTTTGATTTAATTACTAGATTTCCTCAATTTCAGAGTTTCCAGTATAAGCTGCTTTGTTGATTATAACTGGATGGGAGAAATCTGGTGTAGAAATTGTGCAAGAGGAAAACAATTTTTCCAGCTAAAAACAACCGTAAAAACAGAAACGTAGAGGCTCAAGGGACTATAGACAAAAGCAAGAGAAACAGCAGTGCGAGGTAGAATGAGACGTGTCAGTGCCATGGCTCACCGCAGGCTTAGTAAACAATGCTGATTATTACCTACAGTAAAGTGCAGTGTTGCACGTGTCCTCACGGCACTGGAATTTTAACTGCTGATTATAGTTCAGCATGTAAACATTGAGACAATACGCATATAATTACTGCTAGAAACGCAAACCCGTTTATCGCTCTCTTTCACATGCATGTGCTCTGAGCAGGAGAATTAAATGATTGTCTTCAGATAAGATTCTCATTGAATGTTCTGTTTCAACTCTAAATATACcacaatcaacaacaacaaaaaaaggcttGTGAATGGAGTTTCATATCTatggctttttttctgtggttacGTTGGATAGTTATGGTTTTCCAGTGTAGTGTgtacatgcataaacacacataccTGAAAATAACTCTCTCTAGTACAGTGAGTGGCTAGCAGCTAGGATATTCTTCGCCAGATTAAACTGTTTAAGTCAAGCCTTTACTGCACTGTCAAAAACATGGGATGAATGCGCCAATGACTTGTGTAAGGTTTAGGAAAGCGTCTTTAACTAGGGTCTTGGACATTTGAGCATTTGAGTTTGTTATTTGGACAAATATTGCAATTTTCGACCATTATATGATACATATTTAGCATCTCAGATTGATGCTAGTAAGATATCAATGCTAAAAGAACAAAAAAGCTTGAAATAACACTGAAGCAGCTTGTTCAACGGGGTGTGCAAAAACCTGATCAAATTGTAAGCCTTCAATGCAATGTAAGTTTCTTCAGATGACAGcataaattaaaagataaataccCTCAAACCAAATACATATATAACGTTTTCAGCTTCTTTTAACAATGAAATATATGGGTTGAATTGGCAAGACACAATAATATAGCCTAGATTTCGCGCCCAAATTCCACAATATATTAAAGTTTAACCACTCTGCAGGCAAGTTCATGACCTTAAATGAGAAAAAGACACAACATTTCAAAAACATCATGGGTTAATGAGTATTTCCAACCATTAAAAACTTGAAATGAGTTAAACTGACCCATTAATACAAGGTTTATATATGGCCCTTCTTTTAAGGTAAGTGAGAGTTTTTTTATGTACTTCAAAAGGGCATTCAGTAGTTATTTTCCTAGCATTAGCATCACTGTTCTTTGTGTACTTTAAGTACTAATATCACAAATTCCCTTttggtatttttacattttttgcctttgccttttttttctgtctttttctgcTTCTTTAGCCTTCGAATCACCAAACTACACTATGATACTAGTGTATCTAGTGCATGTGAGGATATTTAGTGAAACACCACTAGTCACATCAATTCAACATGGCTAAACACACTGAGGGAGTGACCTGCACCAAATACAACTCTTACGTAGTCGTCATATCATGAAGTGTACACCATCTAGTtgaatttttaacaaaaacacactttatgtcttaaaatgtaaaatatttttaaaatagcaaCAAACCACTGTGTCTTCAAAAGCTCTCCTCAAAAAGCCACATGATCAGATAAATCACTGATATACCTACATAGTCAAAACAGCCACTGTCCTACCTGTCTGTGGTTGAATCCTTGCAGCAGAAGGAAATATGGGAAATCAAAGGGCAGGTGGATGGAGTACTGTGTGTTGTTGTCATCGCTGCTTTCCGTCTCCTCTTTCTCTGCGTTGAGGCAGTGATCATCTTTATCAGCCTCTGCCTCAGGATCCTCCTGTAGAGGTGCATTATGGGTCTCACTGGCTTCTTTTCCCATGGTTGAGACGTCCATGTCACTCAAGCTCCTCCAGATTCCAAGAGCATCCAGCCCTTCATTCGCCCTATCCACAAACAGGGAGGTGACCCGCGAACGGGCGTGCTGCAGCTTTCGGGCTTGAGCATTGAGGCCTGTGGTgatacaatttttttacacattaaatgtTATAGACAACATTTACttaatggggtcatatgatgcgatttcatgttttcctttgtctttggagGGTTAAAAGCTGTTTGTGTCACAAAGATTAAAGCCAAAGAGATCAAACgcaaagagatattcttcataAAAGTGAATGCTCAGTTACGCCCCCcaaaatgcctcatttaaacaAGCCCCCACACGTCTATGTCACTGTGTTGGAcaatttgcataacaccgcccaaatgtatacgcaaagaaagaaggtgtaacttttattctcgctgttgtaTTTTTGCCGCCACCATGTCGTGGAGATACTGTGTGTTTCGTTGCAAAAgccaaactactttgttttttcttccaaaagaggacacaactagaaatcagtggttaaggtGCAGAAGATTACAACCCAAATATTAAGTGCGCAGCGCATTTTACGGAGTAAAGTTTTCTGAAactggtgaggggcgtaacatttccgccACACGATTGAggaattcggccaatcacaatgctctggattgctggccaatcagagcacaccgtGCTTTACAGAATGtttgcgtttcagaaaggcggggcatagaggagcaacattaatgtacagtatgtggaaaataatgttttttaaaccaCCTAAACACAttccattacaccaaatacacaaaataatgttctttttagcaacatcatatgacccctttaagaggaCGTTAGAGTATTCATTTGTCAGACTTTTTACTGCATGAGCAACAAAAAGCAGCATAAAGTCATAACtgcttaaaatgattaaataaaatacaattaatattatGCTTTCATATGTTCTTATAGGTATAGCTGTAAATCTGCCATAATTTGTTAAGATAATCTGCTATAAGAGAGTGACCTTACTCTTTCAGATAAGTAACAGTAGCTACTTTGCTTTCCCTcttattgactgacagctctatTTTAACTCATATCTCACTtacacaaaaacagattcatatTTCTCAAAATTACTACAAACAGTGAAAAGCTAACTCAGAACATTATggaaacctgcaataattaaatatgttaaatagcacaaatatcctttatgcattaaatcccattttattaaccaatgctACTAAGCTTGAATGATCCAATTAAACCATAATAATAAGCAATTTaagtgtgaaagggcttttgaattttcaaaaaatagaactttttttagatttaaaaacaaacaagcaagcccagtCCAAATGAGAAAAAGAAACGCAAAAGTAACACaatacattactttccataataaCTAAGTAACACAAttagggagtaatgcaatataTTAATGCAGTACTTTTAAAAGTTACTTTCTCCACCACTGGTGACGTAACATACACAGAACTGGACTGAAATGTTCTCAGAGCTCAGGCTTTCACACCCATTGACTCTCTGTGCGTTATCAGCGGTGGAAGTGGGCGGTCTTCTACATTGTTCTGCTAGAACACAGTGATTGGGGCAGAGCTTCCCCAGTCACCGATTCTCAAAGGGAACCCTGTGGAACACCACAGCACCATGCCAAAGAAAAAACAACCTCAAGAGTGCAGGAAACACGCTCAGAAAGAAAAACAAGTGGCCATTTCGATGTTGGCGGCTGAAGCACGATGGGAAAGCTCAGTGTGAGAGCTGATAGGACTATCCCAATAACAGAGCAATTTCACTAAGCTTCTTGCTGACAGGCTTTTGTTGGGATAAGCCGTGAGGTACCTACCTCACACTGTTAAAACATTCCTTAATTGTATCAACTGGAACATAGATCAAAGGTCAACCAGTCAAAACATCTCTAAAgaccattcacaccaagaacgataactaaaTTAGTGTCAACGCCAACACATGAAAACATTCAGTTTATGACAAGCACGCCAAGGTTTGTCTCCTGACACAAAAAGAGAGTTCAAATTCTTTAAAGGAttctgtcaatgttttttttttttttacgtttttggctGAAAAAATGTGATTCAAAAATATCATGTGGCTTTACCATTAACAGCTGTGGTTTGAACTTCCCTATTCTCACAGAATTAAAATGATTACTCAAACTTTATAGTTACTGCtatagttatcatccttggtgtgaacaggccttaaacgACTTGTACCATTCATACAATTATTCGCTGTAATACCTGCAGTGACGGTGTCTGTATTCTTGGCACTTAGCGCCTCCACGTTTTCTCTTTTCTGGATCTCGAAACGCCTGGAGAACCCCTCCTTGGGTTTCCAGAGTGACTGCAACATGAGGGGCTTCTCATGGTCACCGACAACCCGACAGCACTCCGTCTTCCATTCGTGGTCCAACCCAGTTCGGCCAATCACATCACAAAGCACATATGTACTGGAGTCTTCCTTTTCCAAGCAGTATCTGTGAGGCAAGAGAACAGCTCTGTTGACCTCACTGGCTAGACTAATAATGAGTCTACAATAGAAGCGACCAGTGACTTGGCATTAAATGTATTTCTGGTCTTAATAACTTAATAACTATTAACATAAAAAAGGCTTTTGTGCGAAATAGATTTGCAGGGCCAAAGTCATTGACCAAAACAATTAAGACCCATTCACATCAAGAACAATAAGTATAAAGATATCTATACTAGCATCCACGCCAACGGATGATAATGTTCTGTTTATAATAAGCATGTACTGCCATTCACCTACTGCTTTAAATACTCAAACTTTCTGAAGTCTGGTGTATTCTTATTggctgaaaatgttttttgttcatcagatgaaaaaaaaaatcattcaaataatatttgaatatagTATAATAATGATTATTGAAACTTTGTTATTGTTCTTTGTTGTGACTGGCCCTTAGCACTTTGATGATGTGTTTTGACTGTGTTTAACTGCATCTTCTATGTGCACACAATGTGGataaactacaacaggtaaacatGTCAGCAGTGTGACCAAAAATCCCCCAATGACCtaaatttatttactgttttttagctcaaatgaaaactttaatttCGGTTTTTGGAGTTTTGATCTCTAGTTGACCATCCCTAGTCCAATCATGGACGCATCCTAATTCACTCTCATCTGACCCTTCGATCTGAATCTGGCAAGAGTGCTTCCCTCACCTCTCCAGAGCCTCTTTGACCAGCTCTTTGGCACTGGACTGGCTGGTGGCCAGCACGCTCTTGTAGTTGGCTCCTTGGCAGATGTCACTGCCAAATATCTTGAGGATCCCTGGGATAGTCCTCTGACAGGACAGCTCTGCGGGGTCGTCCGCTACTTGCAGGTCTAGGGTTCTGCTGTCCTGACCTGGCCATCGGTTTGGCAGAACAGGGCTTCGGTTGAACACCGTGGACAGCCTGTTGTTGTGTCGGCGTATCTTGCTCTTGGCCGGCTGCCGGACTCCAGTGCTCTCCACAGACTGAGCCGTGCTATCAGAGGTGCTGGACCTCAGAGACACAAGGTTGAGATGACTTTAAAAGCTTGCCACTGCT
The sequence above is a segment of the Carassius carassius chromosome 9, fCarCar2.1, whole genome shotgun sequence genome. Coding sequences within it:
- the LOC132148806 gene encoding ras-associating and dilute domain-containing protein-like — its product is MISEERSNHIPKQALGFPVGLLIRSPKRRLAMPSRKTSNGSLQSSTSDSTAQSVESTGVRQPAKSKIRRHNNRLSTVFNRSPVLPNRWPGQDSRTLDLQVADDPAELSCQRTIPGILKIFGSDICQGANYKSVLATSQSSAKELVKEALERYCLEKEDSSTYVLCDVIGRTGLDHEWKTECCRVVGDHEKPLMLQSLWKPKEGFSRRFEIQKRENVEALSAKNTDTVTAGLNAQARKLQHARSRVTSLFVDRANEGLDALGIWRSLSDMDVSTMGKEASETHNAPLQEDPEAEADKDDHCLNAEKEETESSDDNNTQYSIHLPFDFPYFLLLQGFNHRQDFLVYLMSGNSCIFGSSIGKNDEPLKVDILLFAPDILAQHCCAQRLDATSDQTKGSSKMQTMLRPLHSAHVTHNGVPLDDEVELCPGDLVGLGQHYLFMFKDPTASGAFQTPSWMATLCPPATASPCNKCGTSVRRTRTQKMAARWRDLDGRVVSLSYQVQHEDQVLEKILSMVDPEEEEPKLTPAFLLCLCIQHSTTNFELVHLRKLLLSIANQIQLTMWERTKELAALQPDISTSDMSAEQHVLNIHDLISGLQPLVLWMSNSIELLHFIHHEVALLLTWRQQDSQEMDKESMDCQIQSTCAASEEAMTVLEEVIMFTFQQCVYYLTKSLYGVLPGLLDSNPFSESGQLRMPAGVRQILDVLKEALHLLNTFQVHSEITSQLLTYLFFFTNASLFNTLMERGSGGGFYQWSRGVQIRANLDLLMDWIQSIGMGDLAADFFQRLSSAVNLLATPKETLLQASWSTLRAEFVNLNPAQLHHMLREYNIARTSPLCWRPSPEDSAAALNTANILESFDSHPPLILPSSIFNLELGTPITEPGLFTPLRHLQEFIQSLPDSQTQPDQQSSQGSCSNLTEETASEPMTQDSESKDQQCVSMTPPQFQGSHSNLSSCEAVLTQKLKCLELQNSLAVNTDLCYHKSLALDPSCLLTPPNTPQSLDQAELEASLLEGVAQQTARQHRKENTERRTEEDEDDRGEVFTVELIKGPHGLGLALVDGMKTPLRVSGIYVKSVVPNSPAALSQRLREGDCILAVNGVSLVGMDYHSGRELIRTSSDSLQLLVAKTESGSLITRC